A stretch of the Lepus europaeus isolate LE1 unplaced genomic scaffold, mLepTim1.pri SCAFFOLD_3_1, whole genome shotgun sequence genome encodes the following:
- the LOC133755308 gene encoding LOW QUALITY PROTEIN: sodium-dependent neutral amino acid transporter B(0)AT1-like (The sequence of the model RefSeq protein was modified relative to this genomic sequence to represent the inferred CDS: inserted 1 base in 1 codon; substituted 1 base at 1 genomic stop codon): SCHTNNCEMDSVVISINGYTSVYAAIVIYSIVGFHTTQRYDDCFSKNILHLMNAFDLPEGKVTQENFAEMQRWWNAMDPTAYAQLTFQSCDMNSFLLEGMEGTGLAFIVFTEAITKMPVSPLWSMLFFFMLFCLSLSSMFGNMEGVAMPLQDLKLIPAKCPKELLTGLICLGTYLLALIFTLNSGQYWLSLLDRYEGSIPLLIIVFCXMFXILYVYGIDRFNKDIEFMIGHKPNIFWQLMWWVVSPQIMLVIFQFYFMVKVSKELTYSVWDPSYEEFHKSQQVRYLPWVYMVVVVVACMPSLIIPCFAIYKLIRGHCQQPGDQQGLVSMQSTASMNGDLKY; this comes from the exons TCTTGCCACACCAACAATTGCGAGATGGACTCGGTGGTCATCTCCATCAATGGCTACACGTCTGTGTACGCGGCCATAGTGATCTACTCCATCGTCGGCTTCCACACCACCCAGCGCTACGACGACTGCTTCAGCAA gAACATCCTGCACCTCATGAACGCCTTTGACCTGCCGGAGGGCAAGGTGACCCAGGAGAACTTCGCGGAGATGCAGCGCTGGTGGAATGCCATGGACCCCACGGCCTACGCCCAGCTCACGTTCCAGAGCTGCGACATGAACTCCTTCCTCTTGGAG GGTATGGAGGGCACAGGCCTGGCCTTCATTGTCTTCACAGAGGCCATCACCAAGATGCCGGTGTCGCCACTGTGGTCCATGCTGTTCTTCTTCATGCTCTTCTGCCTGAGCCTGTCGTCCATGTTTGGGAACATGGAGGGCGTGGCCATGCCACTGCAGGACCTCAAGCTCATCCCTGCCAAGTGCCCTAAGGAGCTGCTCACAG GCCTCATCTGCCTTGGGACCTACCTCCTGGCCCTCATCTTCACACTGAACTCTGGCCAATACTGGCTCTCCCTGCTGGACAGATATGAGGGCTCCATCCCCCTGCTCATCATTGTATTCTGCTAGATGT GGATCCTCTATGTGTATGGCATTGACAG GTTCAACAAAGACATTGAATTCATGATTGGGCACAAGCCCAACATCTTCTGGCAGCTGATGTGGTGGGTTGTCAGCCCCCAGATCATGCTGGTCATCTTCCAATTCTACTTCATGGTCAAAGTCAGCAAGGAGCTGACCTACAGTGTCTGGGACCCCAGCTAC GAGGAGTTCCACAAATCCCAGCAGGTGAGGTACCTGCCCTGGGTGTACATGGTGGTGGTGGTCGTGGCCTGCATGCCCAGCCTCATCATCCCCTGCTTTGCCATCTACAAGCTCATCAGGGgccactgccagcagccaggggacCAGCAGGGCCTGGTCAGCATGCAGTCCACGGCTTCCATGAATGGGGACCTCAAGTACTGA